In Alkalihalobacterium alkalinitrilicum, a genomic segment contains:
- the folE2 gene encoding GTP cyclohydrolase FolE2: MEMKLIPSKAERHKRFGSVPPIKGVKPLNKEEMTDLQNTPNDFLFAIDSVGISNVKHPIIVPSDSKPNRQTSVGTFTLTTGLHQMSKGINMSRLTELLHEYHLEGFVIDFDHLYSFTKDLVERMEQSNTEINVQFPWFFERTSPSLQKTGLAHAEAFINVKYDQSNGFSHEVGITVAVTTLCPCSKEISEYSAHNQRGYVTITAELYNPIELTTDWKATLLEAAESNASSMLYPILKRPDEKSVTERAYENPRFVEDMVRLVAADLYENEEIKSFTVECRNEESIHMHDAVAKLTYSKS, encoded by the coding sequence AAAGAAGAGATGACAGACCTTCAAAACACACCAAATGATTTTTTATTTGCAATCGACTCAGTAGGGATTAGTAATGTCAAGCATCCAATCATTGTACCATCCGATTCAAAGCCAAACCGTCAAACATCGGTTGGAACTTTCACATTAACAACAGGCCTTCACCAAATGAGTAAAGGCATTAACATGAGCCGCTTAACCGAACTTCTTCATGAATACCACTTAGAAGGCTTTGTCATTGATTTTGATCATCTTTATTCTTTTACAAAAGATTTGGTAGAAAGAATGGAGCAGTCAAATACTGAAATAAATGTTCAATTTCCGTGGTTTTTTGAACGAACAAGTCCATCATTACAAAAAACAGGTTTAGCCCATGCTGAAGCATTTATAAACGTTAAATATGATCAAAGTAATGGGTTTAGTCATGAAGTTGGGATAACTGTTGCAGTAACAACACTTTGTCCTTGTTCTAAAGAAATAAGTGAATATAGTGCTCATAATCAAAGAGGTTATGTTACTATTACAGCCGAACTTTATAATCCGATTGAACTAACGACCGATTGGAAAGCTACATTACTTGAAGCAGCAGAATCGAATGCAAGTTCAATGTTATACCCTATATTAAAAAGACCTGATGAAAAGTCTGTAACCGAACGTGCTTATGAAAATCCACGTTTTGTTGAGGACATGGTCCGTTTAGTGGCTGCTGATTTATATGAAAATGAAGAAATCAAGTCATTTACAGTCGAGTGTAGAAATGAAGAATCCATTCATATGCATGACGCCGTTGCAAAATTAACTTACTCAAAATCCTAA